One Bos indicus isolate NIAB-ARS_2022 breed Sahiwal x Tharparkar chromosome 10, NIAB-ARS_B.indTharparkar_mat_pri_1.0, whole genome shotgun sequence DNA window includes the following coding sequences:
- the CALM1 gene encoding calmodulin-1 isoform X3: MADQLTEEQIAEFKEAFSLFDKDGDGTITTKELGTVMRSLGQNPTEAELQDMINEVDADGNGTIDFPEFLTMMARKMKDTDSEEEIREAFRVFDKDGNGYISAAELRHVMTNLGEKLTDEEVDEMIREADIDGDGQVNYEEFVQMMTAK, translated from the exons ATG GCTGATCAGCTGACCGAAGAGCAGATTGCTG AATTCAAGGAAGCTTTCTCCCTGTTTGACAAAGACGGTGATGGCACCATCACAACCAAGGAACTTGGAACCGTCATGAGGTCGTTGGGCCAGAACCCAACAGAAGCCGAATTGCAGGACATGATCAACGAGGTGGACGCTGATG gtAATGGCACCATTGACTTCCCAGaatttttgactatgatggctagaAAAATGAAAGACACCGACAGTGAAGAGGAAATCCGCGAGGCGTTCCGAGTCTTCGATAAG GATGGCAACGGGTACATCAGCGCCGCGGAGCTGCGCCACGTCATGACGAACCTGGGGGAGAAGCTGACGGACGAGGAGGTGGACGAGATGATCAGAGAGGCGGACATCGACGGGGACGGGCAGGTCAACTACGAAG AATTcgtacagatgatgactgcaaaaTGA
- the CALM1 gene encoding calmodulin-1 isoform X1 produces the protein MSGGTRSALQRPNNADQLTEEQIAEFKEAFSLFDKDGDGTITTKELGTVMRSLGQNPTEAELQDMINEVDADGNGTIDFPEFLTMMARKMKDTDSEEEIREAFRVFDKDGNGYISAAELRHVMTNLGEKLTDEEVDEMIREADIDGDGQVNYEEFVQMMTAK, from the exons ATGTCTGGAGGCACAAGATCAGCGTTGCAGAGACCAAATAAT GCTGATCAGCTGACCGAAGAGCAGATTGCTG AATTCAAGGAAGCTTTCTCCCTGTTTGACAAAGACGGTGATGGCACCATCACAACCAAGGAACTTGGAACCGTCATGAGGTCGTTGGGCCAGAACCCAACAGAAGCCGAATTGCAGGACATGATCAACGAGGTGGACGCTGATG gtAATGGCACCATTGACTTCCCAGaatttttgactatgatggctagaAAAATGAAAGACACCGACAGTGAAGAGGAAATCCGCGAGGCGTTCCGAGTCTTCGATAAG GATGGCAACGGGTACATCAGCGCCGCGGAGCTGCGCCACGTCATGACGAACCTGGGGGAGAAGCTGACGGACGAGGAGGTGGACGAGATGATCAGAGAGGCGGACATCGACGGGGACGGGCAGGTCAACTACGAAG AATTcgtacagatgatgactgcaaaaTGA
- the CALM1 gene encoding calmodulin-1 isoform X2, producing MQADQLTEEQIAEFKEAFSLFDKDGDGTITTKELGTVMRSLGQNPTEAELQDMINEVDADGNGTIDFPEFLTMMARKMKDTDSEEEIREAFRVFDKDGNGYISAAELRHVMTNLGEKLTDEEVDEMIREADIDGDGQVNYEEFVQMMTAK from the exons ATGCAA GCTGATCAGCTGACCGAAGAGCAGATTGCTG AATTCAAGGAAGCTTTCTCCCTGTTTGACAAAGACGGTGATGGCACCATCACAACCAAGGAACTTGGAACCGTCATGAGGTCGTTGGGCCAGAACCCAACAGAAGCCGAATTGCAGGACATGATCAACGAGGTGGACGCTGATG gtAATGGCACCATTGACTTCCCAGaatttttgactatgatggctagaAAAATGAAAGACACCGACAGTGAAGAGGAAATCCGCGAGGCGTTCCGAGTCTTCGATAAG GATGGCAACGGGTACATCAGCGCCGCGGAGCTGCGCCACGTCATGACGAACCTGGGGGAGAAGCTGACGGACGAGGAGGTGGACGAGATGATCAGAGAGGCGGACATCGACGGGGACGGGCAGGTCAACTACGAAG AATTcgtacagatgatgactgcaaaaTGA